In Bosea sp. PAMC 26642, the DNA window AGGCACGCGCCGGCCCGTCATGACCGCATATCGCCAGCAAGCGCTCTCCTGCGCGGCTGCGATGACCTCGCAGCCGCAGCGGCCGCGCGATCTCAAGCCATCATGTCCCGACGCGCAGAAGATCCTGCACCGGAACGTCTATGGCTGGTTCGAACGCAAGGAGCGGGGCGTTTATGTGCTCACTGAGACCGGCCACCATGCATTGGCAGGATGGCGACCGGAGCCTCCAGCGCATCCGAACGGCAACCCAACATCCGCGTAGGAGCCGAGGCAACGTCGGCTCGCGGGCAGCAGTCCATATTCCGCTCTTGGCGCATTTCACCGGTCGGGCGACAGGCGTTTACGGCCCTTGTCATCCGCCTGATCGAGGTCATCTCATGGCGAGATGAAATGCGTCAGCTTGACGTTGAGATAGTCGTGGATCGCCTGCCGGCCACCTTCGCGTCCCATGCCGGAATGATTGATGCCGCCGAACGGCGCCTCGGCATGGGCGATCATGAATGTGTTGATCCCGACCATGCCGGCGCTCAGGCCTGCACTCAGCGCTTCCGCATAGCGCGGGCTGCTGGTGAAGCCATAGGCGGCAAGCCCGTAGGGCGTGGAGTTCGCCCGCATGATCGCGTCGTCGAAATCGCGGAAGGTGGCGATCGGCGCCAGCGGGCCGAAGGGCTCGTCGCGCATGATGCGGGCGTCGTCGGGCACGTCGGCAAAGACGGTCGGCTCGAAATAGAAGCCCTTGTTGCGGCTGGCGGGCCGGTGTCCACCGGTGAGGCGACGCGCACCCGAGCTTTCCGTCTCGGCTGAGAGCGCTTCGACACGGTCACGTTGGCTCGCGAGCGTCAGCGGGCCCATCGTCGTCGCCCGGTCCTGGCTGTCGCCCAGTACCAAAGCCTCGGCGGCCTTGACCATGCCGCTGGCGAAGCGCTCGGCCAGGCTCTCATGCACATAGAAGCGGTTCGGCGCGATGCAGACCTGGCCGGCGTTGCGGAACTTGAACAGCGCGCAGAGCGTCGCCGCATTGTCGACGTCGGCATCCTCGCAGATCACGACCGGCGCATGGCCGCCGAGTTCCATCGAGCATCGCTTGACGGTCTTTGCCGCCTCGGCGAGCAGCATCTGGCCGACGCGCGTCGAGCCGGTGAGCGAGATCTTGCGCACCTCCTCGGCTGCCATCAAAGCGGGCGTGATCGTCTCGGCCGGGCCGAAGAGCATCTGGACGGTGCCGACCGGCGCGCCGCCTTCGACGCAGGCCTCCGCGATCAGGGTCGAGGTCAACGGTGTCTGCTCGGAGGGGCGGCATATGATGGGGCAGCCGGCGGCGAGCGCCGGAGCGATCTTGCGGGCCAGCAGGTTGATCGGGAAATTCCAGGCGGTGAAGGCGGCGACGATGCCGACGGGCTCCAGTGCCGTCGCGAGGCGCCCGCCCTGGCGCGAGGGAATCGTCTCGCCGAAGAGACGCTCGGCCTCGCCGGCAAACCAGTCGAACTGCTCGATGGCGATCAGCACCTCGCCCTCGGATTGGGAGATCGGCCGGCCGATCTCATGGGACAGCGCGCTCGCCAGCGCGCCCTTGCGCGCTTCCATCGCCCGGGCGATGCCGCGCAGCACTTTGGCGCGCTCCCAGCCATGCACCTTGGACCAGGTTTTCAGCGCGGCGCGCGCGTGATGAAGCGCCTCCTCGACCTCGGCCTCGCCGGCGCGCGGTGCCGTCCAGAGCAACTCCTCGGTGCAGGGGTTGTGGACGCGTAGCGGTTCCAGAGCCGTATGCGTCCGGAAATCTCCGCCAATCAGAAGCTTGGGCGTATGGTCAGACATGGAGTTCTCCGGCGGGTTCATGAGATATCGGGATCGCTAGCGCGGTCATTGGCTCGCCGTGACGCCGCCGTCGATATAGACGACCTGGCCGGTCATGTAGCTGCCGGCCGGCGCAGCGAAGGTGATGACCTGCCCGACCACCTCGACAGGATCGCCGATCCGCCCCAGCGGATTGCGGTCTAGGATGAAATCGCGAAAACCCTCCCGCTCGAGATGATGGCGGATGCGTTCGGACTGGATGAAAGTCGGCGCGACGCCGTTGACGGTGATGTTGTGCTCGGCGAGTTCCATCGCATGCTGCTTGACCAGCATGACGAGACCGCCCTTCGTGGCGCAATAGGCCGAATAGCCGCGATTGCGCAGCGCCAGTTGCGAGCGGACCGAAAGCAGGTGGATCTGGCGGCCGCCCGTGCCCTGCGCGATCTGATGGCGCGCCACCGCCTGGCCCAGGAACATCGCCGATTTCAGGTTGATCTCGTAAACATTGTCGAAGGTCGCCTCATCGACATCCATCAGCCGCTGCTCGCGCTGAATGCCGACGCAGTTGACGAGCACGTCGATGCCGCCCATCGCCTCGGCGGCGCGATCCGCCACCTCCGCGATCGCGGTGGGAGAGCGCGCGTCCAGTTCGAAGCCGTGGGTCTCGACGCCTTGCGCGCGCAGCCTGTGCGCCAGCGCTTCGGCCTTGGCGCCGCTCGGCCCGGCGATGGCGACATGGGCGCCGTGGCGCGTCATCGCTAGCGCGATCGCCTCGCCCAGCGCGCCATAGCCGCCGGGCAGGAAGACGCGCAGTCCCCGGATGTCGAAAAGCCGGTCGATCGCGTCGAGATCGATCTGCGGCGTCAGGTGTCCTTCGGGCCGGTTCATGCCGCTGGCTCCAGGGCGGCAGTGCGCTCCGTCAGCAGATTGCCGAGATAGGCGCGCGCAGGTTCGAAGGAGAGCAGGCCCGCATAGTCGCGCAGCGGCGTGACGACACCCTTGTTGACGAAGATGAAGCGCTCGCAGATCTCCTCGAGGATTTCGAGGTGGAAGCGCTCATTGGGGTGGACGCAGAGAAAGACCAGCCGACCTTCAGCCCGCAGCCGCCGGAAGAAATCCAGCATGAAGCCGATATAGCCGTCCTGGGTGTTGAACTGCGGCTCGTCGAACAGATGCACCAGCGGGTATTGGCTGCCCGCGCGCTCCATCAGGGCGTTGGGGCGCAGCGACCGGAAATGCCGCACCTGATAGGATTGGTGGTAGTGGATGGCGAGACGGTCGCGCTCGTCGGTGCGGACGCGGTGAATGTCGCGGCCGCAAACCGTAACCGTGCCTTCCGTCGGTCTGTTCGAGCCGGTGATCAGCTCGAACAGCGTCGTCTTGCCGGAGCCATTGGGGCCCATCATGCCGACGATCGCCGGCTCCTCGATGCGGAAATCCGCGTCGAGCCGGAAGGTCGGCGTTCGGTCGAGCCGGCCGCGCATGTAGGTCTTCGACAGGTTGCTGACGTCAAGCATCGCGCTCATGGTCACATTCCGATCAGGCGCTGGCGCTGGGATTTGTCATCGAGCAGGGCGCGGGCGGACCCTTCATGGACGATGCGGCCGCGGTCCATCACATAGGCGCGATCCGAGACCTCCAGCGCCGCGAGTGCGTTCTGCTCGACGATCAGCACGGAGATGCCCTCGGCCTTCAGGCGCCGCACCGTCGCAAGCACATCCTGGACGATCTTGGGCGCGAGACCCTGGCTCGGCTCGTCGAGCAGGACGAGCCCCGGCGAGCCCAGTAGCGCCCGCGAGATCGCGACCATCTGCATCTCGCCGCCGGAGAGGTTCTCGCATTCGCGCGGCATCAGATGTTCGAGCGCCGAGAAGATCGAGACCATCTCGCCGATCTGCCAGGACCGGAACCGGGTCTTGCGCATGCCGATCTGCAGGTTGCGCGCGACGGTCAGCGTCGGAAAGATGCGGCGGTCGTCAGGCACCCAGCCAATGCCCATAGCCGAGATGCGATGGGTGGGGTGCCTGGTGATGTCCTGCCCGTCGAAGCGGATCTGCCCGCGTCGCGGCGGCGTCAGGCCCAGGATCGAGCGGATCGTCGTGGTCTTGCCGGCGCCATTGGGGCCGAGCAGCGAGACGACCTCGGCCTCGCCGACGCGCAGCGAGGCGCCAAACAGCGCCTGCGTCTCGCCATAGAAGGTTTCGATGTCGCGGATCTCAAGCATGGGTCGCCTCTGCCAGTGCCGAGCGCCGCACCCATTTGTTGTCGCTGAGTTGCGCCGGGGTTCCCTCGGCGATGACCTGACCCCAGTGGATCACCGAGATCTGGTCGGCGAGCTCGAACAGGAAGCGCATGTCGTGCTCGATCATCACGATCGTGTAGCGCTCGCGCAGCCGCCCCACGAGCAAAGCGAGGCGGCGCGTCGCCTCGACGCCAAGCCCCGATGTCGGCTCGTCCAAGAAGAGGATGCGCGGCTCGGCGGCGAGCGCTACCGCGATCTCCAGCGCGCGGCGGTCGCCATAGCTCAGCGAGGCGGCCGCGTCCCAAGCCCGGGCTGCAAGACCGACCTGCTCGAGCACGGCCAGCGCCTGATCGATCAAAACCCGGTCCGAGAACACGGCCGCCATCGCGTGGAGCCGGCGCGCCCTGAAGGCCGGCAGCGCCAGCATGACGTTCTCGATGACGACCGTGTCGTCGAAGAGGTTCATCAGCTGGAAGGAGCGCGAGACGCCCATCCGGGCAATCCGCTGCGGCGGCAGGCCCGAGATCCGCTGGCCGTCGAACTTGACCTCGCCGCGGTCGGGCTTGTGCTGGCCGGTGAGGACGTGGAAGCAGGTCGACTTGCCGGCGCCGTTGGGCCCCATGATGCCGCTGACCTGTCCTTCCTCGAAGGAAAGCGAGATGTTTTCCAGCACGACGCGAGAGCCGAAACGCTTGTGGATGTTGTGGGCTTCGAAGAGCGCCATCACACGGCCTCCGTCGCGGGAGCCGTTGCTGCCGTCGGCAAGGGCGGTCTGCGCCGCGACAGGCCGTGCAGCATGCCCGCCAGCCCCTCGGGCCGCAGCATCACCATCGCCATGAAGATCAGGCCGTACCAGAGCAGCCAGGTCTCGGTCAGGCCGCCCAGCACATCGCGGGCGACGAAGTAGAAGACCACGCCCAGCACTGGCCCCCAGAAGCTGACGAGGCCGCCGCCTACCAGGACCATCATCACGACGAGCCCGGATTGGTGCAGGCTCATCACGTCCGGGTAGGCGCTCTGCTGGGCCATCGCGAGCAGGCTTCCGGCAAGGCCGGCCAGCATCGCCGAAAGCGTGAAGACGGCCCATTTGAAGCGCCAGACCTCGTAGCCGACGAAGCGCGCGCGGGTCTCGTTCTGGCGGATGGCCTGCAGCACGCGGCCGAAGGGCGAGTTCGCCAGCCGCCAGCCGAGCACGGCCACGAGCATCAGCAGGACGGCAGCGAAATAGAACAGCGCCAGGTTGTCGGTCAGCGCGACCTGCCAAGGGCCGAGCGTCAGGGGCGGTCGCGGAATCCCGAGAAGACCGTCCTCGCCACCGGTGACGCGGTGGAGCTTCATGGCCAAAAACCAGAAGATCTGGCCGAAGCCGATGGTCAGCAGCGCGTAGTAGATGCCCCTGCGATGGGAGAGAAACGCCCCGACAAGTGCGCCGGCGACGCCTGCCGCCAGAACCGCCGCCAGGAGGCCGCCCCACAGGCTGACCGCAATATTGTGCTGGAACAGTCCGAAGGCATAGGCGCCGATCCCGAGATAGGCGCCATGGCCGAAGGAGTGCAGACCGGTATAGCCGAACAGCAGGTTGAACCCGAGCGCGAAGATGATCCAGATCGCGATCTCGATGCCGAGATACTGATAGAGCCCGACGGCCGGCAGCAGCCAGGGCGTAGCCAGGAGCACCGTGGCGAGGACGATCATCGGCAGCGTGATCCAGGCCGCCGGGCGGGCCGGGATGTCCGAGAGCGAGATCATGGCGTCAGTTCTCCAGCGCGCTCTTGCGACCAAGCAGGCCCCGGCTGCGGAATCCCAGGACGGCGATGAGGAGCAGATACATCGACATCGTCGCCCAGGCGGCCGCATAGGCGC includes these proteins:
- a CDS encoding ABC transporter ATP-binding protein; translated protein: MLEIRDIETFYGETQALFGASLRVGEAEVVSLLGPNGAGKTTTIRSILGLTPPRRGQIRFDGQDITRHPTHRISAMGIGWVPDDRRIFPTLTVARNLQIGMRKTRFRSWQIGEMVSIFSALEHLMPRECENLSGGEMQMVAISRALLGSPGLVLLDEPSQGLAPKIVQDVLATVRRLKAEGISVLIVEQNALAALEVSDRAYVMDRGRIVHEGSARALLDDKSQRQRLIGM
- a CDS encoding NAD-dependent succinate-semialdehyde dehydrogenase, which translates into the protein MSDHTPKLLIGGDFRTHTALEPLRVHNPCTEELLWTAPRAGEAEVEEALHHARAALKTWSKVHGWERAKVLRGIARAMEARKGALASALSHEIGRPISQSEGEVLIAIEQFDWFAGEAERLFGETIPSRQGGRLATALEPVGIVAAFTAWNFPINLLARKIAPALAAGCPIICRPSEQTPLTSTLIAEACVEGGAPVGTVQMLFGPAETITPALMAAEEVRKISLTGSTRVGQMLLAEAAKTVKRCSMELGGHAPVVICEDADVDNAATLCALFKFRNAGQVCIAPNRFYVHESLAERFASGMVKAAEALVLGDSQDRATTMGPLTLASQRDRVEALSAETESSGARRLTGGHRPASRNKGFYFEPTVFADVPDDARIMRDEPFGPLAPIATFRDFDDAIMRANSTPYGLAAYGFTSSPRYAEALSAGLSAGMVGINTFMIAHAEAPFGGINHSGMGREGGRQAIHDYLNVKLTHFISP
- a CDS encoding branched-chain amino acid ABC transporter permease encodes the protein MISLSDIPARPAAWITLPMIVLATVLLATPWLLPAVGLYQYLGIEIAIWIIFALGFNLLFGYTGLHSFGHGAYLGIGAYAFGLFQHNIAVSLWGGLLAAVLAAGVAGALVGAFLSHRRGIYYALLTIGFGQIFWFLAMKLHRVTGGEDGLLGIPRPPLTLGPWQVALTDNLALFYFAAVLLMLVAVLGWRLANSPFGRVLQAIRQNETRARFVGYEVWRFKWAVFTLSAMLAGLAGSLLAMAQQSAYPDVMSLHQSGLVVMMVLVGGGLVSFWGPVLGVVFYFVARDVLGGLTETWLLWYGLIFMAMVMLRPEGLAGMLHGLSRRRPPLPTAATAPATEAV
- a CDS encoding ATP-binding cassette domain-containing protein, which produces MSAMLDVSNLSKTYMRGRLDRTPTFRLDADFRIEEPAIVGMMGPNGSGKTTLFELITGSNRPTEGTVTVCGRDIHRVRTDERDRLAIHYHQSYQVRHFRSLRPNALMERAGSQYPLVHLFDEPQFNTQDGYIGFMLDFFRRLRAEGRLVFLCVHPNERFHLEILEEICERFIFVNKGVVTPLRDYAGLLSFEPARAYLGNLLTERTAALEPAA
- a CDS encoding ABC transporter ATP-binding protein, yielding MALFEAHNIHKRFGSRVVLENISLSFEEGQVSGIMGPNGAGKSTCFHVLTGQHKPDRGEVKFDGQRISGLPPQRIARMGVSRSFQLMNLFDDTVVIENVMLALPAFRARRLHAMAAVFSDRVLIDQALAVLEQVGLAARAWDAAASLSYGDRRALEIAVALAAEPRILFLDEPTSGLGVEATRRLALLVGRLRERYTIVMIEHDMRFLFELADQISVIHWGQVIAEGTPAQLSDNKWVRRSALAEATHA
- a CDS encoding SDR family NAD(P)-dependent oxidoreductase; this translates as MNRPEGHLTPQIDLDAIDRLFDIRGLRVFLPGGYGALGEAIALAMTRHGAHVAIAGPSGAKAEALAHRLRAQGVETHGFELDARSPTAIAEVADRAAEAMGGIDVLVNCVGIQREQRLMDVDEATFDNVYEINLKSAMFLGQAVARHQIAQGTGGRQIHLLSVRSQLALRNRGYSAYCATKGGLVMLVKQHAMELAEHNITVNGVAPTFIQSERIRHHLEREGFRDFILDRNPLGRIGDPVEVVGQVITFAAPAGSYMTGQVVYIDGGVTASQ